One segment of Panicum virgatum strain AP13 chromosome 3K, P.virgatum_v5, whole genome shotgun sequence DNA contains the following:
- the LOC120696850 gene encoding myb-related protein 308-like — MGRSPCCEKAHTNKGAWTKEEDQRLVAYIKAHGEGSWRSLPNAAGLQRCGKSCRLRWINYLRPDLKRGNFTEEEDDLIIKLHQILGNKWSVIAGRLPGRTDNEIKNYWNTHIKRKLLARGIDPKTHRQLRAAASSPFSRPLDQLAAAACSSCSPETSGACHSSDDDCGGIDLNLSISPPRGPPSSSPSSLPTTEEA; from the exons ATGGGGAGGTCGCCGTGCTGCGAGAAGGCGCACACGAACAAGGGCGCATGGACCAAGGAGGAGGACCAGCGGCTCGTCGCCTACATCAAGGCCCACGGCGAGGGCAGCTGGAGGTCGCTTCCCAATGCGGCGGGGCTGCAGCGCTGCGGGAAGAGCTGCAGGCTGCGGTGGATCAACTACCTGCGCCCTGACCTCAAGCGGGGCAACTTCACCGAGGAAGAAGACGACCTCATCATCAAGCTCCACCAGATCCTCGGAAACAA GTGGTCTGTGATCGCCGGACGGCTGCCGGGTCGGACAGACAACGAGATCAAGAACTACTGGAACACGCACATCAAGCGAAAGCTCCTTGCGCGCGGCATCGACCCGAAGACGCACCGTCAGCTCCGGGCCGCTGCCTCATCACCTTTCAGCCGTCCCCTGGACcaactggcggcggcggcgtgctccaGCTGCTCACCGGAGACCAGCGGCGCCTGCCACAGCAGCGACGATGATTGCGGCGGCATCGACCTCAACCTGTCCATAAGCCCGCCCAGAggaccgccgtcgtcgtcgccgtcgtcacTGCCGACGACGGAAGAAGCATAA
- the LOC120696846 gene encoding protein-tyrosine-phosphatase PTP1-like — YVPPAPTPQDNLRRTFARPPPSSQSAATGNALVSRASNGGGGGGGLRAKVRAAASLSRRSPPPQPGAAFDPFDVDADPPPRLELTPEQVGHCSDALAHLEEKRKRLSDLSEEFGSLKSIFQDMRLTKRISVAHYPVNRQKNRYIDVLPFDDTRVQLKSSTTSQTSNNDYINASFITATEDNRVATFISTQGPLVKTFEDFWEMVYQYQCPAIVMVTQFDSFKCDKYLPLRNGRGAYGKYDVQIVKTRTDNHQLWLRKVQVLNMESGKVHSVLHIEYPDWPDHGVPTNTDAVRQIWKRLHHIPTEHPIVVHCSAGIGRTGTYITIHTTIERILIGDKRSYDIVETVKNFRSQRPGMVQTEQQYKFCYQVIVDELKDLLNSGH; from the exons TACGTGCCCCCCGCCCCCACGCCACAGGACAATCTCCGACGAACCTTCGCGCGTCCTCCGCCTTCCTCCCAAAGCGCCGCCACGGGGAACGCGCTGGTTTCCCGCGccagcaacggcggcggcggcggcggcggcctccgagCCAAGGTGAGGGCCGCCGCCAGCCTCTCCCgccgatcgccgccgccgcagcccgggGCCGCGTTCGACCCCTTCGACGTCGATgccgatccgccgccgcgacTGGAGCTGACGCCTGAGCAGGTCGGGCACTGCAGCGATGCACTCGCGCACCTcgaggagaagaggaagaggctgagtgacttgtcagaagaattcGGAAGCCTCAAG TCAATTTTTCAGGACATGAGACTGACTAAAAGGATTAGTGTGGCTCATTATCCTGTTAATAGGCAAAAGAATCGCTATATTGATGTCTTACCAT TTGATGATACCAGGGTACAGCTGAAATCATCGACAACCAGTCAGACTTCAAACAATGATTACATCAATGCAAGCTTCATAACG GCTACTGAGGACAACAGAGTTGCAACATTTATTTCTACTCAAGGTCCCTTGGTGAAGACATTTGAGGATTTTTGGGAAATGGTCTATCAATATCAGTGTCCTGCAATTGTCATGGTCACTCAATTTGATAGTTTTAAG TGTGATAAGTATCTCCCATTGCGCAATGGGCGAGGGGCATATGGAAAATATGATGTGCAGATTGTGAAGACAAGAACAGATAACCATCAATTATGGCTGCGCAAAGTGCAGGTGCTAAACATGGAG TCAGGCAAGGTTCATTCTGTACTCCATATAGAATATCCTGATTGGCCCGACCATGGAGTGCCAACCAATACTGATGCTGTACGACAAATCTGGAAGCGACTACATCACATTCCAACAGAACATCCAATAGTTGTACACTGCAG CGCAGGTATTGGAAGAACTGGTACTTACATCACCATCCATACTACAATTGAGAGAATCCTCATTGGTGACAAAAGGTCTTATGATATTGTTGAAACAGTAAAGAATTTTAGATCCCAACGACCTGGAATGGTCCAAACTGAG CAACAATACAAATTCTGCTATCAGGTGATTGTTGATGAGCTGAAAGATCTGCTAAACTCAGGCCATTGA
- the LOC120696849 gene encoding dirigent protein 22-like, protein MAAAAVLPLLLLLAAASPASAVAGGDKQTHIKLYWHDVLSGASPTAVRVASAAVTNTSKTSFGAVVVIDDPLTEGPDLNSSTTPLGRAQGTYISAGKDEVALLMNMNFVFQAGAYNGSTVAIMGRNPVFDSVREMAVVGGTGVFRMARGYAQARTHTLDLNTGDATVEYNLYINH, encoded by the coding sequence atggccgccgccgccgtgctgcccctcctccttttgctggccgccgcctcgccggcgtccgcggtggcgggcggcgacaAGCAGACGCACATCAAGCTGTACTGGCACGACGTGCTGAGCGGTGCGAGCCCGACGGCGGTGCGggtggcgagcgccgccgtcACCAACACCTCCAAGACGAGCTTCGGCGCCGTGGTGGTGATCGACGACCCGCTCACCGAGGGCCCCGACCTCAACTCCTCCACCACGCCCCTCGGCCGCGCCCAGGGCACCTACATCTCCGCCGGCAAGGACGAGGTGGCCCTGCTCATGAACATGAACTTCGTCTTCCAGGCCGGCGCCTACAACGGCAGCACCGTCGCCATCATGGGCCGGAACCCGGTGTTCGACTCCGTCCGGGAGATGGCCGTCGTCGGCGGCACCGGCGTGTTCAGGATGGCGCGAGGCTACGCGCAGGCACGGACGCACACACTCGATCTCAACACCGGCGACGCCACCGTCGAGTACAACCTCTACATCAACCACTGA